A genomic segment from Salvia splendens isolate huo1 chromosome 13, SspV2, whole genome shotgun sequence encodes:
- the LOC121761044 gene encoding uncharacterized protein LOC121761044 isoform X2 → MEKATARKPPLPPHRQRLDEKASATAGKPPLHPHRQRMDEKASAAARKPPLLPVVKGQIGVSLPLIISLILHSHLFFPPAEWMRRPPPPRENRPSLSVVKENRMKHQIVLGLPISCGVGMDMSKSHLRYVYQWLTEICGLIVWLIISCNILQ, encoded by the exons ATGGAAAAGGCCACCGCCAGAAAACCGCCACTCCCTCCCCATCGTCAAAG ATTGGATGAGAAGGCCTCCGCCACCGCCGGAAAGCCGCCCCTCCATCCCCATCGTCAAAG AATGGATGAGAAGGCCTCCGCCGCCGCGAGAAAACCGCCCCTCCTCCCCGTCGTCAAAGGTCAAATCGGCGTTTCCTTGCCCTTAATTATCAGCCTGATTTTACATAGCCATCTCTTTTTCCCCCCTGCAGAATGGATGAGAAGGCCTCCGCCGCCGCGAGAAAACCGCCCCTCCCTCTCCGTCGTAAAAG AAAATCGGATGAAACACCAAATCGTTCTTGGGTTGCCGATCAGCTGCGGTGTAGGGATGGATATGTCAAAATCTCATCTAAGATATGTGTATCAATG GTTGACGGAAATTTGTGGGCTGATCGTTTGGCTCATCATCTCATGCAATATATTGCAATGA
- the LOC121761044 gene encoding uncharacterized protein LOC121761044 isoform X3, translating to MEKATARKPPLPPHRQRLDEKASATAGKPPLHPHRQRMDEKASAAARKPPLLPVVKEWMRRPPPPRENRPSLSVVKENRMKHQIVLGLPISCGVGMDMSKSHLRYVYQWLTEICGLIVWLIISCNILQ from the exons ATGGAAAAGGCCACCGCCAGAAAACCGCCACTCCCTCCCCATCGTCAAAG ATTGGATGAGAAGGCCTCCGCCACCGCCGGAAAGCCGCCCCTCCATCCCCATCGTCAAAG AATGGATGAGAAGGCCTCCGCCGCCGCGAGAAAACCGCCCCTCCTCCCCGTCGTCAAAG AATGGATGAGAAGGCCTCCGCCGCCGCGAGAAAACCGCCCCTCCCTCTCCGTCGTAAAAG AAAATCGGATGAAACACCAAATCGTTCTTGGGTTGCCGATCAGCTGCGGTGTAGGGATGGATATGTCAAAATCTCATCTAAGATATGTGTATCAATG GTTGACGGAAATTTGTGGGCTGATCGTTTGGCTCATCATCTCATGCAATATATTGCAATGA
- the LOC121761044 gene encoding uncharacterized protein LOC121761044 isoform X1: protein MDEKASAAARKPPLPLRRKRKSDETPNRSWVADQLRCRDGYVKISSKICVSMVRDMYNVRADWADVFNVDLAQYLIAKVQSIEHDDHDQSALSLLKDDHLRLALFFFRDFTLLLLSLCQVDGNLWADRLAHHLMQYIAMKLQSAIKQPDADAGGDDSSPSKKLKGS from the exons ATGGATGAGAAGGCCTCCGCCGCCGCGAGAAAACCGCCCCTCCCTCTCCGTCGTAAAAG AAAATCGGATGAAACACCAAATCGTTCTTGGGTTGCCGATCAGCTGCGGTGTAGGGATGGATATGTCAAAATCTCATCTAAGATATGTGTATCAATGGTGAGGGATATGTACAATGTGCGAGCAGACTGGGCTGATGTTTTTAATGTTGATTTGGCTCAATACTTGATAGCCAAGGTTCAATCTATTGAGCATGATGATCATGATCAGTCTGCCTTATCCCTCCTAAAGGATGATCATTTACGTCTAGCGTTATTCTTCTTCCGGGACTTCACACTATTGCTCCTTTCTCTCTGCCAGGTTGACGGAAATTTGTGGGCTGATCGTTTGGCTCATCATCTCATGCAATATATTGCAATGAAGCTTCAGTCAGCCATCAAGCAACCTGATGCTGATGCTGGTGGTGACGATTCTAGCCCCTCAAAGAAACTCAAGGGATCATAG
- the LOC121760164 gene encoding probable xyloglucan glycosyltransferase 12, with the protein MAPSLWWAKESHRGTPVVVKMEKPNNWSMVELESPSDEDFICPNDAVAKGGRNRNAKQLTWVLLLKAHRAAGCLTSIAAAFVSLTSAVRRRVASGRTDGLDSSSKSRFFSCIKAFLWLSLLLLCFEMAAYFKGWHFSQPDLYSLADAAVVRGAFDSLYSTWVLIRVGYLAPPLQLLITLCIVLFLIQSLDRLVLCLGCLWIKLRNIKPVAKQCIEDLESGDGDGYFPMVLVQIPMCNEKEVYQQSIAAVCNLEWPKGRMLVQVLDDSDDPLTQLMIKEEVHKWQENGANIIYRHRVIREGYKAGNLKSAMNCSYVKDYEFVAIFDADFQPSPDFLMRTIPHFKDNEEVGLVQARWSFVNKDENLLTRLQLINLAFHFEVEQQVNGIFLNFFGFNGTAGIWRIKALEESGGWLERTTVEDMDIAVRAHLHGWKFVFLNDVECQCELPESYEAYRKQQHRWHSGPMQLFRLCLPAIIRSEMSILKKANMIFLFFLLRKLILPFYSFTLFCIILPMTMFVPEATLPSWIVCYIPAVMSFLNILPAPKSFPFIVPYLLFENTMSVTKFNAMISGLFQLGSAYEWVVTKKSGRSSEGDLIALVEKDQLPTRHRNNSEPNLDEMREEIMQQEQLAAQKEKKKKHNRIYTKELALAFLLLTASARSLLSAQGIHFYFLLFQGISFLLVGLDLIGEQVA; encoded by the exons ATGGCCCCATCTCTGTGGTGGGCGAAGGAGTCGCACAGAGGCACGCCGGTGGTGGTGAAAATGGAGAAGCCGAACAACTGGTCGATGGTGGAGCTCGAGTCCCCCTCCGACGAGGACTTCATCTGCCCAAACGACGCCGTGGCCAAAGGCGGCCGCAACCGCAACGCCAAGCAGCTGACTTGGGTGCTCCTCCTCAAGGCCCACCGCGCCGCCGGCTGCCTCACCTCCATCGCTGCCGCATTCGTCTCCCTCACCTCCGCCGTCCGCCGTCGCGTGGCCTCTGGGCGCACCGACGGCTTGGATTCCTCCTCCAAGTCGAGATTCTTCTCTTGCATCAAGGCGTTCTTGTGGCTGTCTCTGCTTCTGCTCTGTTTCGAAATGGCAGCTTATTTCAAAGGGTGGCATTTCTCGCAGCCGGATTTATACAGCTTGGCCGACGCCGCGGTGGTTAGGGGCGCGTTTGATTCACTCTACTCCACTTGGGTTTTGATCAGAGTGGGCTATCTCGCTCCGCCGCTGCAGCTTTTGATCACGCTCTGCATAGTCCTCTTCCTCATCCAGAGCCTGGACAGGCTTGTTCTCTGCTTGGGTTGCCTTTGGATTAAGCTCAGGAATATTAAGCCTGTTGCCAAACAGTGCATTGAGGATCTTGAGTCTGGTGATGGTGATGGCTATTTCCCCATGGTGCTTGTTCAAATCCCAATGTGCAATGAGAAAGAG GTTTATCAGCAATCTATAGCTGCTGTGTGCAATTTGGAGTGGCCAAAGGGGAGGATGTTGGTTCAAGTATTGGATGATTCGGATGATCCGCTAACGCAGTTGATGATAAAGGAGGAAGTTCATAAATGGCAGGAGAATGGTGCCAACATCATATACAGGCATAGAGTGATTAGGGAGGGGTATAAAGCAGGCAATCTTAAGTCAGCCATGAATTGCAGCTATGTCAAAGATTACGAATTTGTTGCCATTTTTGACGCTGATTTCCAGCCCAGTCCGGACTTTCTGATGCGAACCATTCCTCACTTTAAG GATAATGAGGAGGTAGGACTGGTCCAGGCAAGGTGGTCATTTGTGAACAAGGATGAGAATCTGCTTACGCGGTTGCAGCTGATTAATCTGGCTTTTCATTTCGAGGTGGAGCAGCAGGTTAATGGGatattcttgaatttcttcggCTTCAATGGGACCGCTGGCATATGGAGGATAAAGGCGTTGGAGGAGTCGGGCGGGTGGTTGGAGAGGACCACTGTCGAAGATATGGACATTGCTGTTCGCGCCCATCTTCACGGTTGGAAGTTTGTTTTCCTAAATGATGTTGAG TGCCAATGTGAACTTCCCGAGTCGTATGAGGCTTACCGGAAGCAGCAGCACAGATGGCATTCCGGCCCAATGCAGCTGTTCCGTCTCTGTTTGCCTGCCATTATCCGATCAGAG ATGAGCATTTTGAAGAAGGCCAATATGATCTTCCTATTTTTCTTGCTAAGGAAACTTATACTTCCCTTTTACTCATTCACACTTTTCTGCATCATTCTCCCAATGACCATGTTTGTTCCGGAAGCCACGCTCCCTTCGTGGATCGTTTGCTATATACCGGCCGTCATGTCGTTTCTCAACATACTCCCGGCGCCAAAATCGTTCCCGTTCATCGTCCCTTACCTCCTCTTCGAGAACACCATGTCTGTGACCAAATTCAACGCCATGATCTCAGGCCTCTTCCAGCTCGGGAGCGCGTACGAGTGGGTCGTCACCAAGAAATCCGGGCGCTCGTCCGAGGGCGACCTCATAGCCCTGGTGGAGAAGGACCAGCTCCCAACGCGCCACAGGAACAACTCGGAGCCTAATCTGGACGAGATGCGCGAGGAGATAATGCAGCAGGAGCAGCTCGCGGCtcagaaggagaaaaagaagaaacacAACCGGATCTACACGAAAGAGCTGGCTCTCGCATTCCTTTTGCTCACGGCATCAGCAAGAAGCCTTCTGTCGGCGCAAGGTATCCACTTTTACTTCTTGCTCTTCCAAGGGATATCCTTCTTGCTCGTCGGCCTAGATTTGATCGGTGAGCAAGTCGCGTAG